The genomic DNA AGCCTCCAGCGCGGTGCGATGCAAGGTGAAGAGGTGATCCGCACCGGGCACTACCCACCAGCGGCGCGGCTCGGGTAGGAGGTGCGCCCAGTCTGCCAGGTCGGGACAGAATTCGTCCTGGTCACCCGCGATGAACGCCTTCGGCTTGCTTGCATGGGCGAGGAAGTCCATGTTCCAGCCCCCGATCGGCGGACCGACGGCCAGGAGGGCCTCGACGCGGGGGTCCCCCGCCCCAACGCGGCACGCCGCCACGCTGCCGAACGAGAAGCCCGTGCACCAGAGCGGCACGCCCGGCTCCTCGGCCGCCAGCGCGGCCAGGGCCGCCAGCACGTCCTCGTCCTCGGCTTCGGAGGCGGTGGAGACGCCCGTCGACCGGCCTACTCCGCGGAAGTTGAACCTGAGCGCCGAGATGCCCGCCCTGCGGCATGCGTCGGCGATGCGGAAGACCACGTGGTTGTGCATCGTGCCGCCGTGGCGGGGATGCGGATGGCAGACCACGGCCGCCCGCCGGGCGCCGGGCACCTGCCAGTAGATCGCCTCGAGGCTGCCGTGCGGCGCCGGGATGCGGAAGTCCACGAGGCTACCGGGTGTTCGGAGGGTCATGGCGCGGCTCTGATGACTTCGCTCCGGCATGTCGGCCGGCACGGAGGCCGGCCCCACCCGCTGCATCGGTGGCGCCGGCCTCCGTGCCTGCGTCCGAGAGGCGCCAGGTCATTTGAGGGCCGCTTTCAGGCCGTCAGGGCGGCCGTTCGGCCGCCGGCACGGAGGCCGGACCCACCCGCTGCATCGGTGGCGCAGGCCTCCGTGCCTGCGTCCGAGAGGCGCCAGGTCATTTGAGCGCCGCTTTCAGGCCGTCAGGGCGGCCGTTCGGCCGCAGGCGGGCGAAGCGAAGGCGGGGGGCGCGTGATCGAGGCGGACGGCGGCAGCCAGTCGCGTCATCCGGCGGATCGGGTCGTAATCGGCGTCGCAGACGCGCTCGAATCGGCTCATTCGCGCGGCGGCGAGGATGCGGCGGCCTGCCGGATCCAGGTGCATCTCTTCGATCGCGGCCGCCACGCGGCGCCGGGTAGCCAGGGGCAGGCGCCGCGACCCGACCAGCGGCTGGATGGGACTCGGGCCCAGCGTCGCGATGACGCGAAATCCGCTCGCAAGCCAGGGGCGATCCGCCAGCTCCTGGTCCAGAACGGTCGTGTCGAGGCAGGCCACGTCGACCTGCCCGGCCACCACCAGGCGCAACGCGGCTTCGTGCGATCCCGCGGCCGTCACGCGCCCGAACGCGGCACCGGGCATGCCGATCCTGGCCATGTGGTACCGCAAGACGTTGTAGCCCGAGTGCGACCCGGGCTCGTTGAACGCCAGGGAGGCGCCGCGCAGGTCGGCAAAGCGGGAGAAGCGGCTGGCTGCGGGCACGATGACGTCCGAAAAGTACACGGGCCTGTCCTGGTAGCGCTCCCCGGCCATCACCGCGGCGGCCAGGGGCTCGACACGGCTCGCCTCGAGGATGTATGGCAAACCGCAGATCCAGCCGAACGCCGCATCCCCGGCGTACAGATCCGCCTCGCATTCGGGCCACGGGGTCCGGGTGTCGAACTCCAGAGCCAGGCCGGTGGCAGACGCAAGCCAGTCCACGACCGAATGCAGGTGCCGCGCCGCGTTCGGCGCCAGCGCGCTCACCACCCGCAGACTTTGCCTCATCCCGATCGCTTCTATCCCGCCACTAAAGCCGGACCGTACGTAGTTTAATGCGGATTTCATTTTCGGCCGGCCGAAAGTCCCGGCCGCGCCCGGCGGCCGGGACCGAACCGTCTGGCGTTACCGATCCCGGTGCCCGGGCCGGTCGAGGCGGGGCGGTGGCGGCAACTCGAACTCGCTGCCCGACAGGAGGCCGTCGCCGTCGGTGTCCCACTTCGCGAAGTCGGTGGCGAGCCGTTCGGTCATCCCGGCTTCGTGCTCGGCTCGCCTGGCATCCATTTCGGCCTTGCGGTCCGCCCACTCGGCTTGCTGCTCGGCGGAGAGGTCCGCCGGCATCTCGCGCTCCTGCCGCGGAGGCGCCAGGCTCTTGAGGCCGGACTGCAACTCGGTCAGCGAGAGCCCGCCGCTCCCGTCGGCATCGAACCTGGCGAAGGCTTCTTCCCTGGACAGCTTCGGCGGCGCCTGGTGCTTGCCGCCGGGACCGGCGCGGCGATCGCCGAATCCGGCGCGATCCGCGGCGGTGGCGCCATCCAGGCTCGCGGCGAAGGAATCCGCGAGCGTCGTGGCGGTGAGGGAGTCGGTCGTGCCGCAACCGGCGATCGACGCGGCGACGAGCGCGGCCAGTATCAGTGTGCGTTGCATCTTGGCGGTCCTTTCTGCTCGGGGTCTACAGCCAAGACACTAGCGCTCCGCCCGGCCGGCGATCGGTCCAGCCTCGTCAGCGGATCGTCACGTTTTGGACATGAGGGCCTGTGATGGTGCTCACATGTCAAGCCGGTACCCGACGCCATGGACGGTCTTGAGATGGCGCGGCTGGCGGGCGTCCGGTTCGATCACCTGCCGGATGCGCACGGCCAGGTTGGTCAGCGTGCGCTCGTTGATGTACTCGTCCTGTCCCCAGACCGCGTCCATGATCCTGTCGCGGTGCACGGCCTCGCCCGGGGTGCGGGCGAGCACGCGCAGGATCTCGAATCCCTTGGCCGGCAATTCCACGGGCTGGCCGTCGCGGATGGCCGAGTACGCCCGCAGGTCTATGGTGACCCCCCCGAACGTCAGCGTGTCGCCGCCCGCCGCCTCCGGCCGGGGCGGCCTTGCCCGCCGCAGCACCGCGCCGATGCGGCCGAGCAGTTCCATGGGGCTGAACGGCTTGGTCACGTAATCGTCCACGCCCAGTTCGAAACCCAGGACCTTGTCGCTCTCGTCCCCCCTGGCCGTCAAGAGGATGACGGGCACCTCGCAGCCGTTTGCCCGCAACTTCTTGAGGACCTCGAATCCCGAGAGCGCCGGGAGCATGATGTCCAGGAGGATCAGGTCGAAGTCCTGGCTCGTGGCTTTCGCGTAGGCCTCGTCGCCCCGGCCGGCCATCACCACGTCGTACTCCCGCGCCTTGAGGATCTCCTCGAGGCCGCGCGCCATCGCGGGCTCGTCCTCCACCACCAGCAAGCGCGCCGCCATCTACTTCTCCTCCGCGAAATCGAGTTCGAACACGCTACCGCCGCCAGGCCGGTCCTTCAAGACCACCGTGCCGCCCTGCCCCCGCATGTACGCCCTGACGAGCGCGAGTCCCAGGCCCAGGCCCTGGCTCGTGCGCGTGATTTCCTGCCCGACCCGCACGTACGGATCGAAGACCGACTCCCGTTGCTCCGGCGGAATGCCGGGGCCCCGGTCGAGGACCGCGACGCGCACGCGGCCGTGGCCATGGCTGATGCCCACGCCGACCTCGGGCGGGTCGCCCCCGTACTTGAGCGCGTTGTGCACCAGGTTCGCGATCGCCTGTTGCGCGGCGTCGGGATCGGCCAGGGCCCTGGGCAGGCCTGCGGCCGCCTCGATCTCGATCTCCGGCGCCGCGTCGCCAAAGGCTTGCCGCGCCTGCGCGACGGCCTGGTGAGCGATGGCCGCCAGATCGCTCGGGACCAGGCGATAGAGCTTGGCGCCGCGTTCCACGCGCCCCAGATCGAGCAGATTCTCGATGAGGCGCTGCAGCCTCAAGGCTTCCTGGGCCATCGAATCGAGGAATTCGTGCCGCTTGCCCCTGTCCACCACGAGATCGTCCCGCAGGGCCTCGGCATGCATGCGCAGGACGGCGATGGGCGTGCGCAATTCGTGGGAGACCATCGCGGTGAAGTTGGCCTTCGCCTTGGCAAGCTCGACTTCCCTGGTAAGGG from Candidatus Tanganyikabacteria bacterium includes the following:
- a CDS encoding alpha/beta hydrolase encodes the protein MTLRTPGSLVDFRIPAPHGSLEAIYWQVPGARRAAVVCHPHPRHGGTMHNHVVFRIADACRRAGISALRFNFRGVGRSTGVSTASEAEDEDVLAALAALAAEEPGVPLWCTGFSFGSVAACRVGAGDPRVEALLAVGPPIGGWNMDFLAHASKPKAFIAGDQDEFCPDLADWAHLLPEPRRWWVVPGADHLFTLHRTALEATLDRAVAYLLDPIGSTSGPHGGSV
- a CDS encoding phosphate/phosphite/phosphonate ABC transporter substrate-binding protein — its product is MRQSLRVVSALAPNAARHLHSVVDWLASATGLALEFDTRTPWPECEADLYAGDAAFGWICGLPYILEASRVEPLAAAVMAGERYQDRPVYFSDVIVPAASRFSRFADLRGASLAFNEPGSHSGYNVLRYHMARIGMPGAAFGRVTAAGSHEAALRLVVAGQVDVACLDTTVLDQELADRPWLASGFRVIATLGPSPIQPLVGSRRLPLATRRRVAAAIEEMHLDPAGRRILAAARMSRFERVCDADYDPIRRMTRLAAAVRLDHAPPAFASPACGRTAALTA
- a CDS encoding response regulator transcription factor, which gives rise to MAARLLVVEDEPAMARGLEEILKAREYDVVMAGRGDEAYAKATSQDFDLILLDIMLPALSGFEVLKKLRANGCEVPVILLTARGDESDKVLGFELGVDDYVTKPFSPMELLGRIGAVLRRARPPRPEAAGGDTLTFGGVTIDLRAYSAIRDGQPVELPAKGFEILRVLARTPGEAVHRDRIMDAVWGQDEYINERTLTNLAVRIRQVIEPDARQPRHLKTVHGVGYRLDM
- a CDS encoding HAMP domain-containing histidine kinase; the protein is MNVPVWPVAAPTVWAFLFILGGIGALAGGLAGALRVSLRALTREVELAKAKANFTAMVSHELRTPIAVLRMHAEALRDDLVVDRGKRHEFLDSMAQEALRLQRLIENLLDLGRVERGAKLYRLVPSDLAAIAHQAVAQARQAFGDAAPEIEIEAAAGLPRALADPDAAQQAIANLVHNALKYGGDPPEVGVGISHGHGRVRVAVLDRGPGIPPEQRESVFDPYVRVGQEITRTSQGLGLGLALVRAYMRGQGGTVVLKDRPGGGSVFELDFAEEK